The following coding sequences lie in one Populus nigra chromosome 15, ddPopNigr1.1, whole genome shotgun sequence genomic window:
- the LOC133674825 gene encoding isoamylase 1, chloroplastic-like isoform X2: MNSLHSTSHSVHVLKFISQFRSTPKFCLLKRNVTSNLENFGSNLFSNSTASISIKAARDGVNTAVVVEEEGPKLRKFQVFEGHPAPFGATVRDGGVNFAIFSANAVSATLCLISLSDLPENRVTEQFFLDPLTSKTGDVWHVHLKGDFKDMLYGYKFDGSFSSEEGHYYDPSQIVLDPYAKFDWEGDSLLKYPQRDLIIYEMHVRGFTQHESSRTEFPGTYLGVVEKLDHLKELGVNCIELMPCHEFNELEYYSYNSVLGDYKVNFWGYSTVNYFSPMTRYSSAGTRNCGHDAINEFKLLVREAHKRGIEVFMDVVFNHTAEGNEKGPILSFKGVDNSVYYMLAPKGEFYNYSGCGNTFNCNHPVVRQFILDCLRYWVIEMHVDGFRFDLGSIMTRSSSLWDAVNVFGSPIEGDLLTTGTPLGSPPLIEMMSNDPILRDVKLIAEAWDAGGLYQVGMFPHWHIWSEWNGKYRDIVRQFIKGTDGFSGAFAECLCGSPDLYQKGGRKPWNSINFVCAHDGFTLADLVTYNEKHNLANGEDNNDGENHNNSWNCGQEGELASISVKKLRKRQMRNFFMCLMVSQGVPMIHMGDEYGHTKGGNNNTYCHDNHINYFQWDKKEESASDLFRFCRLMTKFRHECESLGLNDFPTAERLQWHGHAPGTPDWSETSRFVAFTLIDSVKHEIYIAFNASHLPVTITLPERPAYRWEPLVDTGKPAPFDFLSGDLPERDTAMKQYSHFLEANLYPMLSYSSIILVLSPVDNA, translated from the exons ATGAACTCACTTCACTCTACTTCACACTCAGTACATGTCCTCAAATTCATTTCCCAGTTCCGAAGTACCCCGAAATTCTgtcttttgaaaagaaatgtCACTTCCAATTTAGAAAACTTTGGCAGTAACCTTTTTAGTAATTCAACGGCATCGATTTCCATTAAAGCAGCAAGAGATGGGGTGAATACAGctgtggtggtggaggaggaggggcCTAAATTGAGAAAGTTTCAGGTTTTTGAAGGCCATCCCGCACCATTTGGTGCCACAGTTCGTGATGGTGGTGTCAATTTCGCTATATTTTCTGCCAATGCAGTTTCTGCTACTCTTTGCTTGATTTCTCTCTCTGATTTGCCTGAG AATAGAGTGACTGAGCAGTTTTTTCTTGATCCATTGACCAGCAAGACTGGGGATGTTTGGCATGTGCATTTGAAAGGAGATTTTAAAGATATGCTCTATGGATACAAGTTTGATGGCAGCTTTTCTTCTGAAGAAGGACATTACTATGACCCCTCTCAGATTGTATTGGACCCGTATGCAAAA TTTGATTGGGAGGGAGATTCACTGTTGAAGTATCCACAGAGAGATCTAATAATATATGAAATGCATGTTCGTGGGTTTACACAGCATGAATCAAGTAGGACTGAATTCCCTGGTACATACCTTGGTGTAGTGGAGAAGCTTGATCATTTGAAG GAACTTGGTGTCAACTGCATAGAGTTAATGCCATGCCATGAATTCAACGAGCTTGAGTATTACAGTTACAATTCTGTCTTGGGTGATTATAA GGTTAATTTTTGGGGGTATTCTACTGTCAATTACTTTTCTCCTATGACAAGATACTCATCTGCTGGCACACGTAACTGTGGCCATGATGCAATTAATGAATTCAAGCTTCTAGTTAGAGAAGCACATAAACGAGGAATTGAG GTGTTCATGGATGTTGTTTTCAATCACACAGCAGAAGGAAATGAGAAAGGTCCCATTCTATCTTTCAAAGGAGTTGATAATAGTGTCTATTACATGCTTGCTCCTAAG GGAGAGTTCTATAATTATTCAGGTTGTGGGAACACATTCAATTGCAACCATCCTGTCGTGCGTCAATTTATTTTGGACTGCTTAAG aTATTGGGTGATTGAGATGCATGTAGATGGCTTCCGCTTTGACCTTGGTTCTATCATGACTCGAAGTAGTAG TCTCTGGGATGCAGTTAATGTTTTTGGGAGTCCAATAGAAGGCGACTTGCTGACAACTGGTACTCCTCTTGGCAGCCCACCATTGATTGAAATGATGAGTAATGATCCCATACTCCGTGATGTTAAG CTTATAGCTGAAGCATGGGATGCCGGAGGATTGTATCAAGTTGGCATGTTTCCTCATTGGCATATTTGGTCAGAATGGAATGGAAAG tatcgAGACATTGTGCGGCAGTTCATTAAGGGTACAGATGGTTTTTCTGGGGCTTTTGCTGAATGCCTCTGTGGGAGCCCAGATTTATACCAG AAAGGAGGAAGGAAACCATGGAACAGCATTAACTTTGTATGCGCGCACGATGGTTTTACTTTGGCTGATTTAGTGACATATAACGAGAAGCATAACTTGGCAAATGGAGAAGACAACAATGATGGAGAAAATCACAACAATAGCTGGAATTGTGGACAG GAGGGTGAATTAGCCAGCATTTCAGTGAAGAAATTGCGAAAACGGCAAATGCGAAATTTCTTTATGTGTCTTATGGTTTCTCAA GGTGTTCCAATGATACACATGGGTGATGAATATGGTCACACAAAAGGGGGCAACAACAATACATATTGCCATGACAACCAT ATCAACTATTTCCAGTGGGACAAGAAGGAAGAATCCGCATCAGACTTATTTAGATTTTGCCGCCTCATGACCAAGTTCCGCCA TGAATGTGAGTCCCTTGGCTTGAATGACTTCCCAACAGCAGAGAGGCTGCAATGGCATGGTCATGCTCCTGGAACACCAGATTGGTCAGAAACAAGCCGTTTTGTGGCCTTTACACTG ATTGACTCGGTGAAGCATGAGATCTACATCGCCTTCAATGCTAGCCACTTGCCAGTTACCATCACACTCCCAGAACGGCCAGCATACAGATGGGAGCCCCTGGTAGACACTGGCAAGCCTGCACCATTTGATTTCCTTTCTGGTGACTTACCTGAAAGGGACACAGCAATGAAACAGTATTCTCACTTCCTAGAGGCCAATTTGTATCCTATGCTCAGTTATTCTTCTATCATCCTTGTACTCTCGCCTGTCGACAATGCTTAG
- the LOC133674825 gene encoding isoamylase 1, chloroplastic-like isoform X3, producing MLYGYKFDGSFSSEEGHYYDPSQIVLDPYAKAVISRGNFGVLGSDDNCWPQMACMIPPADDKFDWEGDSLLKYPQRDLIIYEMHVRGFTQHESSRTEFPGTYLGVVEKLDHLKELGVNCIELMPCHEFNELEYYSYNSVLGDYKVNFWGYSTVNYFSPMTRYSSAGTRNCGHDAINEFKLLVREAHKRGIEVFMDVVFNHTAEGNEKGPILSFKGVDNSVYYMLAPKGEFYNYSGCGNTFNCNHPVVRQFILDCLRYWVIEMHVDGFRFDLGSIMTRSSSLWDAVNVFGSPIEGDLLTTGTPLGSPPLIEMMSNDPILRDVKLIAEAWDAGGLYQVGMFPHWHIWSEWNGKYRDIVRQFIKGTDGFSGAFAECLCGSPDLYQKGGRKPWNSINFVCAHDGFTLADLVTYNEKHNLANGEDNNDGENHNNSWNCGQEGELASISVKKLRKRQMRNFFMCLMVSQGVPMIHMGDEYGHTKGGNNNTYCHDNHINYFQWDKKEESASDLFRFCRLMTKFRHECESLGLNDFPTAERLQWHGHAPGTPDWSETSRFVAFTLIDSVKHEIYIAFNASHLPVTITLPERPAYRWEPLVDTGKPAPFDFLSGDLPERDTAMKQYSHFLEANLYPMLSYSSIILVLSPVDNA from the exons ATGCTCTATGGATACAAGTTTGATGGCAGCTTTTCTTCTGAAGAAGGACATTACTATGACCCCTCTCAGATTGTATTGGACCCGTATGCAAAA GCAGTCATTAGCAGAGGGAATTTTGGTGTTTTAGGGTCTGATGATAATTGCTGGCCTCAAATGGCCTGCATGATACCTCCTGCAGATGATAAG TTTGATTGGGAGGGAGATTCACTGTTGAAGTATCCACAGAGAGATCTAATAATATATGAAATGCATGTTCGTGGGTTTACACAGCATGAATCAAGTAGGACTGAATTCCCTGGTACATACCTTGGTGTAGTGGAGAAGCTTGATCATTTGAAG GAACTTGGTGTCAACTGCATAGAGTTAATGCCATGCCATGAATTCAACGAGCTTGAGTATTACAGTTACAATTCTGTCTTGGGTGATTATAA GGTTAATTTTTGGGGGTATTCTACTGTCAATTACTTTTCTCCTATGACAAGATACTCATCTGCTGGCACACGTAACTGTGGCCATGATGCAATTAATGAATTCAAGCTTCTAGTTAGAGAAGCACATAAACGAGGAATTGAG GTGTTCATGGATGTTGTTTTCAATCACACAGCAGAAGGAAATGAGAAAGGTCCCATTCTATCTTTCAAAGGAGTTGATAATAGTGTCTATTACATGCTTGCTCCTAAG GGAGAGTTCTATAATTATTCAGGTTGTGGGAACACATTCAATTGCAACCATCCTGTCGTGCGTCAATTTATTTTGGACTGCTTAAG aTATTGGGTGATTGAGATGCATGTAGATGGCTTCCGCTTTGACCTTGGTTCTATCATGACTCGAAGTAGTAG TCTCTGGGATGCAGTTAATGTTTTTGGGAGTCCAATAGAAGGCGACTTGCTGACAACTGGTACTCCTCTTGGCAGCCCACCATTGATTGAAATGATGAGTAATGATCCCATACTCCGTGATGTTAAG CTTATAGCTGAAGCATGGGATGCCGGAGGATTGTATCAAGTTGGCATGTTTCCTCATTGGCATATTTGGTCAGAATGGAATGGAAAG tatcgAGACATTGTGCGGCAGTTCATTAAGGGTACAGATGGTTTTTCTGGGGCTTTTGCTGAATGCCTCTGTGGGAGCCCAGATTTATACCAG AAAGGAGGAAGGAAACCATGGAACAGCATTAACTTTGTATGCGCGCACGATGGTTTTACTTTGGCTGATTTAGTGACATATAACGAGAAGCATAACTTGGCAAATGGAGAAGACAACAATGATGGAGAAAATCACAACAATAGCTGGAATTGTGGACAG GAGGGTGAATTAGCCAGCATTTCAGTGAAGAAATTGCGAAAACGGCAAATGCGAAATTTCTTTATGTGTCTTATGGTTTCTCAA GGTGTTCCAATGATACACATGGGTGATGAATATGGTCACACAAAAGGGGGCAACAACAATACATATTGCCATGACAACCAT ATCAACTATTTCCAGTGGGACAAGAAGGAAGAATCCGCATCAGACTTATTTAGATTTTGCCGCCTCATGACCAAGTTCCGCCA TGAATGTGAGTCCCTTGGCTTGAATGACTTCCCAACAGCAGAGAGGCTGCAATGGCATGGTCATGCTCCTGGAACACCAGATTGGTCAGAAACAAGCCGTTTTGTGGCCTTTACACTG ATTGACTCGGTGAAGCATGAGATCTACATCGCCTTCAATGCTAGCCACTTGCCAGTTACCATCACACTCCCAGAACGGCCAGCATACAGATGGGAGCCCCTGGTAGACACTGGCAAGCCTGCACCATTTGATTTCCTTTCTGGTGACTTACCTGAAAGGGACACAGCAATGAAACAGTATTCTCACTTCCTAGAGGCCAATTTGTATCCTATGCTCAGTTATTCTTCTATCATCCTTGTACTCTCGCCTGTCGACAATGCTTAG
- the LOC133674825 gene encoding isoamylase 1, chloroplastic-like isoform X1, which produces MNSLHSTSHSVHVLKFISQFRSTPKFCLLKRNVTSNLENFGSNLFSNSTASISIKAARDGVNTAVVVEEEGPKLRKFQVFEGHPAPFGATVRDGGVNFAIFSANAVSATLCLISLSDLPENRVTEQFFLDPLTSKTGDVWHVHLKGDFKDMLYGYKFDGSFSSEEGHYYDPSQIVLDPYAKAVISRGNFGVLGSDDNCWPQMACMIPPADDKFDWEGDSLLKYPQRDLIIYEMHVRGFTQHESSRTEFPGTYLGVVEKLDHLKELGVNCIELMPCHEFNELEYYSYNSVLGDYKVNFWGYSTVNYFSPMTRYSSAGTRNCGHDAINEFKLLVREAHKRGIEVFMDVVFNHTAEGNEKGPILSFKGVDNSVYYMLAPKGEFYNYSGCGNTFNCNHPVVRQFILDCLRYWVIEMHVDGFRFDLGSIMTRSSSLWDAVNVFGSPIEGDLLTTGTPLGSPPLIEMMSNDPILRDVKLIAEAWDAGGLYQVGMFPHWHIWSEWNGKYRDIVRQFIKGTDGFSGAFAECLCGSPDLYQKGGRKPWNSINFVCAHDGFTLADLVTYNEKHNLANGEDNNDGENHNNSWNCGQEGELASISVKKLRKRQMRNFFMCLMVSQGVPMIHMGDEYGHTKGGNNNTYCHDNHINYFQWDKKEESASDLFRFCRLMTKFRHECESLGLNDFPTAERLQWHGHAPGTPDWSETSRFVAFTLIDSVKHEIYIAFNASHLPVTITLPERPAYRWEPLVDTGKPAPFDFLSGDLPERDTAMKQYSHFLEANLYPMLSYSSIILVLSPVDNA; this is translated from the exons ATGAACTCACTTCACTCTACTTCACACTCAGTACATGTCCTCAAATTCATTTCCCAGTTCCGAAGTACCCCGAAATTCTgtcttttgaaaagaaatgtCACTTCCAATTTAGAAAACTTTGGCAGTAACCTTTTTAGTAATTCAACGGCATCGATTTCCATTAAAGCAGCAAGAGATGGGGTGAATACAGctgtggtggtggaggaggaggggcCTAAATTGAGAAAGTTTCAGGTTTTTGAAGGCCATCCCGCACCATTTGGTGCCACAGTTCGTGATGGTGGTGTCAATTTCGCTATATTTTCTGCCAATGCAGTTTCTGCTACTCTTTGCTTGATTTCTCTCTCTGATTTGCCTGAG AATAGAGTGACTGAGCAGTTTTTTCTTGATCCATTGACCAGCAAGACTGGGGATGTTTGGCATGTGCATTTGAAAGGAGATTTTAAAGATATGCTCTATGGATACAAGTTTGATGGCAGCTTTTCTTCTGAAGAAGGACATTACTATGACCCCTCTCAGATTGTATTGGACCCGTATGCAAAA GCAGTCATTAGCAGAGGGAATTTTGGTGTTTTAGGGTCTGATGATAATTGCTGGCCTCAAATGGCCTGCATGATACCTCCTGCAGATGATAAG TTTGATTGGGAGGGAGATTCACTGTTGAAGTATCCACAGAGAGATCTAATAATATATGAAATGCATGTTCGTGGGTTTACACAGCATGAATCAAGTAGGACTGAATTCCCTGGTACATACCTTGGTGTAGTGGAGAAGCTTGATCATTTGAAG GAACTTGGTGTCAACTGCATAGAGTTAATGCCATGCCATGAATTCAACGAGCTTGAGTATTACAGTTACAATTCTGTCTTGGGTGATTATAA GGTTAATTTTTGGGGGTATTCTACTGTCAATTACTTTTCTCCTATGACAAGATACTCATCTGCTGGCACACGTAACTGTGGCCATGATGCAATTAATGAATTCAAGCTTCTAGTTAGAGAAGCACATAAACGAGGAATTGAG GTGTTCATGGATGTTGTTTTCAATCACACAGCAGAAGGAAATGAGAAAGGTCCCATTCTATCTTTCAAAGGAGTTGATAATAGTGTCTATTACATGCTTGCTCCTAAG GGAGAGTTCTATAATTATTCAGGTTGTGGGAACACATTCAATTGCAACCATCCTGTCGTGCGTCAATTTATTTTGGACTGCTTAAG aTATTGGGTGATTGAGATGCATGTAGATGGCTTCCGCTTTGACCTTGGTTCTATCATGACTCGAAGTAGTAG TCTCTGGGATGCAGTTAATGTTTTTGGGAGTCCAATAGAAGGCGACTTGCTGACAACTGGTACTCCTCTTGGCAGCCCACCATTGATTGAAATGATGAGTAATGATCCCATACTCCGTGATGTTAAG CTTATAGCTGAAGCATGGGATGCCGGAGGATTGTATCAAGTTGGCATGTTTCCTCATTGGCATATTTGGTCAGAATGGAATGGAAAG tatcgAGACATTGTGCGGCAGTTCATTAAGGGTACAGATGGTTTTTCTGGGGCTTTTGCTGAATGCCTCTGTGGGAGCCCAGATTTATACCAG AAAGGAGGAAGGAAACCATGGAACAGCATTAACTTTGTATGCGCGCACGATGGTTTTACTTTGGCTGATTTAGTGACATATAACGAGAAGCATAACTTGGCAAATGGAGAAGACAACAATGATGGAGAAAATCACAACAATAGCTGGAATTGTGGACAG GAGGGTGAATTAGCCAGCATTTCAGTGAAGAAATTGCGAAAACGGCAAATGCGAAATTTCTTTATGTGTCTTATGGTTTCTCAA GGTGTTCCAATGATACACATGGGTGATGAATATGGTCACACAAAAGGGGGCAACAACAATACATATTGCCATGACAACCAT ATCAACTATTTCCAGTGGGACAAGAAGGAAGAATCCGCATCAGACTTATTTAGATTTTGCCGCCTCATGACCAAGTTCCGCCA TGAATGTGAGTCCCTTGGCTTGAATGACTTCCCAACAGCAGAGAGGCTGCAATGGCATGGTCATGCTCCTGGAACACCAGATTGGTCAGAAACAAGCCGTTTTGTGGCCTTTACACTG ATTGACTCGGTGAAGCATGAGATCTACATCGCCTTCAATGCTAGCCACTTGCCAGTTACCATCACACTCCCAGAACGGCCAGCATACAGATGGGAGCCCCTGGTAGACACTGGCAAGCCTGCACCATTTGATTTCCTTTCTGGTGACTTACCTGAAAGGGACACAGCAATGAAACAGTATTCTCACTTCCTAGAGGCCAATTTGTATCCTATGCTCAGTTATTCTTCTATCATCCTTGTACTCTCGCCTGTCGACAATGCTTAG
- the LOC133673951 gene encoding uncharacterized protein LOC133673951: MDGVAPYLSSSSSSSSLKILKRKEVDEVSDDFSDFSLSAPARKTRRLVLDAELPTIIEEEEGSMMPGEFGEEEGDCGLISNEQRKNQGVQIEELVMPESSSATSDNEERAIVLFKPVNNLHLLHRSPNNFSVSLDSNIISGFRNQFLWSSQSGGVRSVEEEEAGARRDNSMAVVPWVPSQTQPAFLQEIMYSNASVPQTELMDSEEMGEAAMDIEEDNNDQNNSGSVGLGQAQGNQAFGFGGIRAGSDGLPQWQQQHCLVPQIPQNPNPTPVTWLP, from the exons ATGGATGGAGTTGCTCCATACTTGTCGTCGTCgtcatcttcttcttcgttGAAGATATTGAAGAGAAAAGAAGTGGATGAAGTCAGTGATGATTTCTCCGATTTCTCCCTTTCCGCTCCTGCTCGCAAGACTCGCCGTCTCGTTCTG GATGCTGAGCTGCCGACGATTatagaggaagaagagggaTCAATGATGCCGGGTGAGTTCGGTGAAGAAGAAGGGGACTGTGGTTTGATTAGCAATGAGCAGAGGAAGAACCAGGGAGTGCAGATAGAGGAATTGGTCATGCCAGAATCATCATCAGCAACTTCTGATAACGAAGAGAGGGCTATTGTTTTATTCAAGCCTGTTAATAACCTTCACTTGCTGCATCGTTCTCCTAATAATTTCTCTGTTTCTCTTGATTCCAACATCATTTCTGGCTTCAGAA ATCAATTTCTATGGTCAAGCCAATCTGGTGGAGTAAGATCTGTTGAAGAAGAGGAGGCAGGGGCAAGAAGGGATAACAGCATGGCTGTTGTGCCTTGGGTTCCTTCTCAAACTCAGCCTGCTTTTTTGCAAGAAATAATGTATAGTAATGCTAGTGTGCCACAAACTGAGCTGATGGATTCTGAAGAAATGGGAGAAGCAGCAATGGATATTGAAGAAGAcaataatgatcaaaataatagTGGAAGTGTAGGGCTAGGACAAGCACAAGGGAACCAGGCATTTGGATTTGGTGGAATAAGAGCAGGGAGTGATGGCCTCCCTCAGTGGCAGCAACAGCATTGCTTGGTGCCGCAGATTCCTCAAAATCCTAACCCAACTCCTGTTACTTGGCTCCCGTAA